Proteins from one Juglans microcarpa x Juglans regia isolate MS1-56 chromosome 6S, Jm3101_v1.0, whole genome shotgun sequence genomic window:
- the LOC121236607 gene encoding uncharacterized protein LOC121236607 codes for MEHNGRALNAIIDNWSGMNVISETVVEHLGPKIEKHPTPYRISWVNETNSVLVNRRCLIKFSLGKKYVDEAWCDVILMTVCHMLLGLPWLYDWRVLYDGYANTYSFDFKGKKFVLDPLQVSEFETKNEVVPVLTVRQFTRVMHEDNLVLMVVRREAKQGDGNVSVELSALLEKFWDIMPDEMPNQLPPMREVQDAIDLILSSTLPNVPHYRMSPTENEELSRQIQQLLDKGFVRESLSPYDVPVLLTPKKDGSWNMYVES; via the coding sequence ATGGAGCATAATGGTCGGGCTTTGAATGCCATTATTGATAATTGGAGTGGTATgaatgtgatttctgaaactgTTGTCGAACATTTGGGACCAAAAATCGAGAAGCATCCCACTCCTTATCGGATTAGTTGGGTTAATGAAACCAACTCAGTCCTAGTGAACCGGCGTTGCTTGATTAAATTttcattgggaaaaaaatatgtgGATGAAGCTTGGTGCGATGTAATTCTCATGACCGTTTGCCACATGTTATTGGGACTTCCATGGCTCTATGATTGGAGGGTTCTTTATGATGGATATGCTAACACTTACTCCTTTGATTTCAAAGGTAAAAAGTTTGTTTTGGATCCTTTACAGGTTTCAGAATTTGAGACAAAGAATGAGGTTGTCCCAGTTTTGACGGTGCGACAATTCACTCGAGTTATGCATGAAGACAATCTGGTGTTAATGGTAGTTAGACGTGAGGCGAAGCAAGGGGATGGTAATGTATCAGTGGAGCTCTCGGCATTGCTGGAAAAATTCTGGGATATCATGCCAGATGAAATGCCGAATCAACTACCTCCAATGAGAGAGGTGCAAGATGCAATTGACTTGATCCTTAGCTCGACTTTGCCTAATGTACCACACTACCGCATGAGTCCAACAGAAAATGAAGAGCTTAGCCGACAAATTCAGCAGTTGCTAGACAAAGGTTTTGTTCGAGAAAGTCTTAGCCCCTATGATGTCCCAGTTTTGCTTACGCCAAAGAAAGATGGTAGTTGGAATATGTATGTGGAAAGCTGa
- the LOC121236606 gene encoding uncharacterized protein LOC121236606 yields MGQAPVLKLPDFSKIFEVDSDALHIGIGGVLSQEGHPIAFFSEKLNDTRQRYSQFEFVIKHKSGTENKVVDALSRRPHLLHISSTNVVGFDVLKIEYANDVDFGNAWSDLSNHDYPSDSDYMLRKGFLFFKSRLCIPCGSFREFLISELHGGGLARHFGYDKTYAIVVDRFY; encoded by the exons ATGGGGCAAGCACCAGTGCTCAAGTTGCcagatttttctaaaatttttgaagTGGACAGTGATGCTTTGCATATTGGAATCGGAGGTGTGCTAAGTCAGGAAGGCCATCCCATTGCTTTTTTCAGTGAGAAACTTAATGACACTCGCCAACGCTACTCG CAATTTGAATTTGTTATTAAGCATAAGTCAGGGACTGAGAATAAAGTGGTTGACGCCTTGAGCAGGAGACCTCATTTGTTACATATATCTTCAACTAATGTTGTAGGATTCGATGTTCTAAAAATAGAGTATGCCAACGATGTAGATTTTGGCAATGCATGGAGTGATCTCTCCAATCATGACTACCCATCTGATAGTGACTATATGTTGCGTAAGGGATTTTTATTCTTCAAGTCACGCCTATGCATTCCGTGTGGGTCCTTTCGGGAATTTCTAATTTCAGAACTCCACGGCGGGGGTTTAGCAAGGCATTTCGGGTATGATAAGACTTATGCTATTGTGGTTGATCGGTTCTATTAG